The SAR202 cluster bacterium DNA window TATCGAGCAGCGCGGCGTCGTGCGTGGAGGCCACGACGCTGACGCCCTGGGTGTGCACCATTTCCTTGAAAAGGCCGAAAATTGAGCGCGCGTTAGTGGAGTCCAGCTCGCCTGTAGGCTCATCTGCGATGATCACCGGCGGGCGGGTCACCACCGCCCTCGCGATCGCGACGCGCTGCTGCTCGCCTCCGGACAGCTCGTACGGGCGATGCTTCGCGCGGCGCACCAGCCCCACCATCTCCAGCGCCTGCCGTGTGCGCTCCTCGCGCTCTTTCACCGGGAAGCCGGAGATGCGCAGCGGAAACTCCACGTTCTCCCACGCCGAGAGGAGCGGCAGCAGGCCGAACGACTGGAAGACAAACCCCACCTTTCGTCGGCGTATCTCAGTGAGCTCCTTCTCGCTCATCGTCGCCAGGTCCTTCCCCTCGAAGAGGATCTTCCCGGAACTGGGCTTG harbors:
- a CDS encoding ABC transporter ATP-binding protein, which produces MIDVQNLGRTFKVGSEEVVALKDVSLTVKPGQFIAVVGRSGSGKTTLLNLMAGLDKPSSGKILFEGKDLATMSEKELTEIRRRKVGFVFQSFGLLPLLSAWENVEFPLRISGFPVKEREERTRQALEMVGLVRRAKHRPYELSGGEQQRVAIARAVVTRPPVIIADEPTGELDSTNARSIFGLFKEMVHTQGVSVVASTHDAALLDMAGDIKHMKDGVVIAEHEYHAAHAESTRFKK